One Stegostoma tigrinum isolate sSteTig4 chromosome 22, sSteTig4.hap1, whole genome shotgun sequence DNA segment encodes these proteins:
- the LOC125463587 gene encoding monocarboxylate transporter 7-like isoform X2, whose product MEVRVEFIVHCAIHSTIEEKVDRQSAPRPLTMPLCNWLLGVVPPLSTILSNHFGCRPVVMLGGLLVSMGMMAASFAHSIVEMYIAIGVVSGVGFCLSFLPTVTILSQYFDKYRSLVMAVASTGECFAVFTFAHAFTLLKNHLGWKNCLLIIGAVQLNIVVCGALLRPIVIRKTAKKTVDVAMETKYMLENEETCISIESVDSGVESLSTSCDNLEHSNKCTTNDALKENLQMLPDRKLKSENQPKLFDFLILKNKSFIFYALFGLFASLGFFAPHLYVIPLSISLGIDDWAAYMLSAMAITEVFGRFSAGYVLNKQPIRKIYIELICVSLLSIVLLCFPFARCFWSLVTCSMLYGFMFGTVASTHIPMLAEDDVVGVEKMPSAVGIYIFIQSFSGLAGPPIGGWLVDITGQNYGSVFFFCGIGLSLGAFFLALVRPSKKGFCRTKQPPVVDQQQTIQENVKSADDVPEDFLDTDLKKPESLQDQFQSTA is encoded by the exons cACCACTTTCCACTATACTAAGTAACCACTTTGGTTGCCGCCCAGTAGTAATGCTGGGTGGACTGCTCGTTAGTATGGGAATGATGGCAGCATCGTTTGCACATTCAATTGTAGAAATGTACATTGCCATTGGAGTAGTCTCAG GCGTAGGTTTCTGCCTCAGTTTCCTTCCGACAGTCACAATCCTCTCCCAGTACTTTGATAAATATCGTTCTCTTGTTATGGCTGTAGCATCCACAGGAGAATGTTTTGCAGTCTTCACTTTTGCGCACG CTTTTACATTACTGAAGAACCATCTTGGGTGGAAAAATTGTCTCCTCATCATTGGTGCAGTGCAACTAAACATTGTTGTGTGTGGAGCACTACTTCGGCCAATTGTTATCAGGAAAACTGCGAAAAAAACAGTAGATGTGGCCATGGAGACCAAGTACATGTTGGAGAATGAGGAAACATGCATCTCTATAGAATCTGTGGATTCGGGAGTGGAATCTTTATCTACCTCATGTGATAACTTGGAACATAGTAACAAGTGTACAACAAATGATGCTCTCAAAGAAAATCTTCAAATGCTTCCAgataggaagctaaaatcagagAATCAACCAAAGTTGTTTGACTTTTTAATTCTAAAAAACAAAAGCTTCATATTTTACGCACTTTTTGGTCTATTTGCCAGTTTGGGATTCTTTGCACCTCACCTCTATGTGATTCCCCTTAGCATTAGCCTGGGTATTGATGACTGGGCAGCTTATATGTTGTCTGCTATGGCAATTACAGAGGTATTTGGTAGGTTCTCAGCTGGCTATGTACTAAATAAGCAGCCCATACGGAAGATATACATTGAACTGATCTGTGTAAGCCTACTAAGTATTGTGTTGCTATGCTTTCCTTTTGCGAGATGCTTCTGGAGCCTTGTTACATGCAGCATGCTCTATGGATTCATGTTTGGCACTGTGGCTAGTACTCACATTCCAATGTTAGCAGAAGATGATGTCGTGGGAGTTGAGAAAATGCCATCTGCTGTTGGAATCTACATCTTTATTCAGAGCTTTTCGGGACTAGCTGGGCCACCTATTGGAG gTTGGCTTGTGGATATTACGGGTCAGAATTACGGCTCTGTGTTCTTCTTTTGTGGAATTGGTCTGAGTTTGGGTGCGTTTTTTCTAGCATTAGTTCGGCCATCTAAAAAAGGGTTCTGTCGGACAAAACAGCCTCCAGTGGTTGATCAACAGCAGACAATACAGGAAAATGTCAAAAGTGCGGATGATGTGCCAGAGGACTTCCTAGACACAGACCTGAAGAAACCAGAAAGCTTACAGGATCAGTTTCAAAGCACTGCTTGA
- the LOC125463587 gene encoding monocarboxylate transporter 7-like isoform X3, whose amino-acid sequence MWKLQKYMLTTELQTPLSTILSNHFGCRPVVMLGGLLVSMGMMAASFAHSIVEMYIAIGVVSGVGFCLSFLPTVTILSQYFDKYRSLVMAVASTGECFAVFTFAHAFTLLKNHLGWKNCLLIIGAVQLNIVVCGALLRPIVIRKTAKKTVDVAMETKYMLENEETCISIESVDSGVESLSTSCDNLEHSNKCTTNDALKENLQMLPDRKLKSENQPKLFDFLILKNKSFIFYALFGLFASLGFFAPHLYVIPLSISLGIDDWAAYMLSAMAITEVFGRFSAGYVLNKQPIRKIYIELICVSLLSIVLLCFPFARCFWSLVTCSMLYGFMFGTVASTHIPMLAEDDVVGVEKMPSAVGIYIFIQSFSGLAGPPIGGWLVDITGQNYGSVFFFCGIGLSLGAFFLALVRPSKKGFCRTKQPPVVDQQQTIQENVKSADDVPEDFLDTDLKKPESLQDQFQSTA is encoded by the exons cACCACTTTCCACTATACTAAGTAACCACTTTGGTTGCCGCCCAGTAGTAATGCTGGGTGGACTGCTCGTTAGTATGGGAATGATGGCAGCATCGTTTGCACATTCAATTGTAGAAATGTACATTGCCATTGGAGTAGTCTCAG GCGTAGGTTTCTGCCTCAGTTTCCTTCCGACAGTCACAATCCTCTCCCAGTACTTTGATAAATATCGTTCTCTTGTTATGGCTGTAGCATCCACAGGAGAATGTTTTGCAGTCTTCACTTTTGCGCACG CTTTTACATTACTGAAGAACCATCTTGGGTGGAAAAATTGTCTCCTCATCATTGGTGCAGTGCAACTAAACATTGTTGTGTGTGGAGCACTACTTCGGCCAATTGTTATCAGGAAAACTGCGAAAAAAACAGTAGATGTGGCCATGGAGACCAAGTACATGTTGGAGAATGAGGAAACATGCATCTCTATAGAATCTGTGGATTCGGGAGTGGAATCTTTATCTACCTCATGTGATAACTTGGAACATAGTAACAAGTGTACAACAAATGATGCTCTCAAAGAAAATCTTCAAATGCTTCCAgataggaagctaaaatcagagAATCAACCAAAGTTGTTTGACTTTTTAATTCTAAAAAACAAAAGCTTCATATTTTACGCACTTTTTGGTCTATTTGCCAGTTTGGGATTCTTTGCACCTCACCTCTATGTGATTCCCCTTAGCATTAGCCTGGGTATTGATGACTGGGCAGCTTATATGTTGTCTGCTATGGCAATTACAGAGGTATTTGGTAGGTTCTCAGCTGGCTATGTACTAAATAAGCAGCCCATACGGAAGATATACATTGAACTGATCTGTGTAAGCCTACTAAGTATTGTGTTGCTATGCTTTCCTTTTGCGAGATGCTTCTGGAGCCTTGTTACATGCAGCATGCTCTATGGATTCATGTTTGGCACTGTGGCTAGTACTCACATTCCAATGTTAGCAGAAGATGATGTCGTGGGAGTTGAGAAAATGCCATCTGCTGTTGGAATCTACATCTTTATTCAGAGCTTTTCGGGACTAGCTGGGCCACCTATTGGAG gTTGGCTTGTGGATATTACGGGTCAGAATTACGGCTCTGTGTTCTTCTTTTGTGGAATTGGTCTGAGTTTGGGTGCGTTTTTTCTAGCATTAGTTCGGCCATCTAAAAAAGGGTTCTGTCGGACAAAACAGCCTCCAGTGGTTGATCAACAGCAGACAATACAGGAAAATGTCAAAAGTGCGGATGATGTGCCAGAGGACTTCCTAGACACAGACCTGAAGAAACCAGAAAGCTTACAGGATCAGTTTCAAAGCACTGCTTGA
- the LOC125463587 gene encoding monocarboxylate transporter 7-like isoform X4: MPLCNWLLGVVPPLSTILSNHFGCRPVVMLGGLLVSMGMMAASFAHSIVEMYIAIGVVSGVGFCLSFLPTVTILSQYFDKYRSLVMAVASTGECFAVFTFAHAFTLLKNHLGWKNCLLIIGAVQLNIVVCGALLRPIVIRKTAKKTVDVAMETKYMLENEETCISIESVDSGVESLSTSCDNLEHSNKCTTNDALKENLQMLPDRKLKSENQPKLFDFLILKNKSFIFYALFGLFASLGFFAPHLYVIPLSISLGIDDWAAYMLSAMAITEVFGRFSAGYVLNKQPIRKIYIELICVSLLSIVLLCFPFARCFWSLVTCSMLYGFMFGTVASTHIPMLAEDDVVGVEKMPSAVGIYIFIQSFSGLAGPPIGGWLVDITGQNYGSVFFFCGIGLSLGAFFLALVRPSKKGFCRTKQPPVVDQQQTIQENVKSADDVPEDFLDTDLKKPESLQDQFQSTA, encoded by the exons cACCACTTTCCACTATACTAAGTAACCACTTTGGTTGCCGCCCAGTAGTAATGCTGGGTGGACTGCTCGTTAGTATGGGAATGATGGCAGCATCGTTTGCACATTCAATTGTAGAAATGTACATTGCCATTGGAGTAGTCTCAG GCGTAGGTTTCTGCCTCAGTTTCCTTCCGACAGTCACAATCCTCTCCCAGTACTTTGATAAATATCGTTCTCTTGTTATGGCTGTAGCATCCACAGGAGAATGTTTTGCAGTCTTCACTTTTGCGCACG CTTTTACATTACTGAAGAACCATCTTGGGTGGAAAAATTGTCTCCTCATCATTGGTGCAGTGCAACTAAACATTGTTGTGTGTGGAGCACTACTTCGGCCAATTGTTATCAGGAAAACTGCGAAAAAAACAGTAGATGTGGCCATGGAGACCAAGTACATGTTGGAGAATGAGGAAACATGCATCTCTATAGAATCTGTGGATTCGGGAGTGGAATCTTTATCTACCTCATGTGATAACTTGGAACATAGTAACAAGTGTACAACAAATGATGCTCTCAAAGAAAATCTTCAAATGCTTCCAgataggaagctaaaatcagagAATCAACCAAAGTTGTTTGACTTTTTAATTCTAAAAAACAAAAGCTTCATATTTTACGCACTTTTTGGTCTATTTGCCAGTTTGGGATTCTTTGCACCTCACCTCTATGTGATTCCCCTTAGCATTAGCCTGGGTATTGATGACTGGGCAGCTTATATGTTGTCTGCTATGGCAATTACAGAGGTATTTGGTAGGTTCTCAGCTGGCTATGTACTAAATAAGCAGCCCATACGGAAGATATACATTGAACTGATCTGTGTAAGCCTACTAAGTATTGTGTTGCTATGCTTTCCTTTTGCGAGATGCTTCTGGAGCCTTGTTACATGCAGCATGCTCTATGGATTCATGTTTGGCACTGTGGCTAGTACTCACATTCCAATGTTAGCAGAAGATGATGTCGTGGGAGTTGAGAAAATGCCATCTGCTGTTGGAATCTACATCTTTATTCAGAGCTTTTCGGGACTAGCTGGGCCACCTATTGGAG gTTGGCTTGTGGATATTACGGGTCAGAATTACGGCTCTGTGTTCTTCTTTTGTGGAATTGGTCTGAGTTTGGGTGCGTTTTTTCTAGCATTAGTTCGGCCATCTAAAAAAGGGTTCTGTCGGACAAAACAGCCTCCAGTGGTTGATCAACAGCAGACAATACAGGAAAATGTCAAAAGTGCGGATGATGTGCCAGAGGACTTCCTAGACACAGACCTGAAGAAACCAGAAAGCTTACAGGATCAGTTTCAAAGCACTGCTTGA
- the LOC125463587 gene encoding monocarboxylate transporter 7-like isoform X5, which translates to MLGGLLVSMGMMAASFAHSIVEMYIAIGVVSGVGFCLSFLPTVTILSQYFDKYRSLVMAVASTGECFAVFTFAHAFTLLKNHLGWKNCLLIIGAVQLNIVVCGALLRPIVIRKTAKKTVDVAMETKYMLENEETCISIESVDSGVESLSTSCDNLEHSNKCTTNDALKENLQMLPDRKLKSENQPKLFDFLILKNKSFIFYALFGLFASLGFFAPHLYVIPLSISLGIDDWAAYMLSAMAITEVFGRFSAGYVLNKQPIRKIYIELICVSLLSIVLLCFPFARCFWSLVTCSMLYGFMFGTVASTHIPMLAEDDVVGVEKMPSAVGIYIFIQSFSGLAGPPIGGWLVDITGQNYGSVFFFCGIGLSLGAFFLALVRPSKKGFCRTKQPPVVDQQQTIQENVKSADDVPEDFLDTDLKKPESLQDQFQSTA; encoded by the exons ATGCTGGGTGGACTGCTCGTTAGTATGGGAATGATGGCAGCATCGTTTGCACATTCAATTGTAGAAATGTACATTGCCATTGGAGTAGTCTCAG GCGTAGGTTTCTGCCTCAGTTTCCTTCCGACAGTCACAATCCTCTCCCAGTACTTTGATAAATATCGTTCTCTTGTTATGGCTGTAGCATCCACAGGAGAATGTTTTGCAGTCTTCACTTTTGCGCACG CTTTTACATTACTGAAGAACCATCTTGGGTGGAAAAATTGTCTCCTCATCATTGGTGCAGTGCAACTAAACATTGTTGTGTGTGGAGCACTACTTCGGCCAATTGTTATCAGGAAAACTGCGAAAAAAACAGTAGATGTGGCCATGGAGACCAAGTACATGTTGGAGAATGAGGAAACATGCATCTCTATAGAATCTGTGGATTCGGGAGTGGAATCTTTATCTACCTCATGTGATAACTTGGAACATAGTAACAAGTGTACAACAAATGATGCTCTCAAAGAAAATCTTCAAATGCTTCCAgataggaagctaaaatcagagAATCAACCAAAGTTGTTTGACTTTTTAATTCTAAAAAACAAAAGCTTCATATTTTACGCACTTTTTGGTCTATTTGCCAGTTTGGGATTCTTTGCACCTCACCTCTATGTGATTCCCCTTAGCATTAGCCTGGGTATTGATGACTGGGCAGCTTATATGTTGTCTGCTATGGCAATTACAGAGGTATTTGGTAGGTTCTCAGCTGGCTATGTACTAAATAAGCAGCCCATACGGAAGATATACATTGAACTGATCTGTGTAAGCCTACTAAGTATTGTGTTGCTATGCTTTCCTTTTGCGAGATGCTTCTGGAGCCTTGTTACATGCAGCATGCTCTATGGATTCATGTTTGGCACTGTGGCTAGTACTCACATTCCAATGTTAGCAGAAGATGATGTCGTGGGAGTTGAGAAAATGCCATCTGCTGTTGGAATCTACATCTTTATTCAGAGCTTTTCGGGACTAGCTGGGCCACCTATTGGAG gTTGGCTTGTGGATATTACGGGTCAGAATTACGGCTCTGTGTTCTTCTTTTGTGGAATTGGTCTGAGTTTGGGTGCGTTTTTTCTAGCATTAGTTCGGCCATCTAAAAAAGGGTTCTGTCGGACAAAACAGCCTCCAGTGGTTGATCAACAGCAGACAATACAGGAAAATGTCAAAAGTGCGGATGATGTGCCAGAGGACTTCCTAGACACAGACCTGAAGAAACCAGAAAGCTTACAGGATCAGTTTCAAAGCACTGCTTGA